One region of Fusobacterium periodonticum 1_1_41FAA genomic DNA includes:
- the atpE gene encoding ATP synthase F0 subunit C: MDLLTAKTIVLGCSAVGAGLAMIAGLGPGIGEGYAAGKAVESVARQPEARGSIISTMILGQAVAESTGIYSLVIALILLYANPFLSKLG; the protein is encoded by the coding sequence ATGGATTTATTAACAGCAAAAACAATAGTTTTAGGATGTTCAGCAGTTGGAGCAGGACTTGCTATGATAGCAGGATTAGGACCAGGAATCGGGGAAGGATATGCAGCCGGGAAAGCAGTTGAATCTGTTGCAAGACAACCAGAAGCAAGAGGAAGCATAATCTCTACAATGATACTAGGACAAGCCGTAGCAGAATCTACAGGTATTTACTCATTAGTTATTGCACTAATTTTACTTTATGCAAACCCTTTCTTAAGCAAATTAGGATAA